The DNA segment GAGCCACTCGGTCCGTCCGGCGCCGCCGCGGTTCAGGCCGTCATCCGCCTGCTTGACCGGTCGGCGAAGCGACGAGGACGGGCGATGCGCGTCTTTCCCGCGGTCGATCGCGTCGGTCACCTCCGTCGCTCCTTTCCGTGCGTTGGCGTCGGGCCTATTCTTCCTCGACGATCGTTTCGCGGACGACCTCTTCGATCGTGGTATCGCCGTCGTAGATGGCGTTGAGCCCGTTCTCGCGGAGCGAGCGCATGCCGCGTTTGCGGGCGTGCTGTCGGAGAAGCTGGGTCGAGGCGCTGTTCATGATCAGCTCTCGCATCTCGTCGTCGAGAACCATGATCTCGAAGAGGCCTATTCGTCCGCGATAGCCGGTGTTGTTGCAGAACTCGCATCCGGGCCCGTAGTAGAGTTGCTTGCCGCGGATGTCGTCGGGAGTCAGGTCGAGCTCCATGAGCTGTTCTTCGGTCGGCTCGTAGGGGCTCTTGCACTTGACGCAGATCTTTCGGACGAGCCGCTGGGCGACGACGGCTTCGAGAGTCGCGGTGATCAGGAAGCTTTCGAGTCCCAGGTCGACCAGACGGGCGATGGTGCTGGGCGCGTCATTGGTGTGGACGGTGGTGAAGACCAGGTGGCCGGTCAGCGAGGCCTGGACCGCGATGGCGGCGGTTTCCAGGTCGCGGATTTCGCCGACGAGGATGATGTCCGGGTCCTGCCGCAGGAAGGAACGGAGGCAGCGGGCGAAGGTGAGTCCCGATTCGGGATTGACCTGCACCTGCATGAGTCCGTCGATGTCGTACTCGACCGGATCCTCCGCGGTGAGGATCTTGACTTCCGGGTCGTTGCGTTCGGTCAGGGCCGAATAGAGGGTGGTGGTCTTGCCGGATCCGGTGGGACCGGTGACGATGATGATGCCGTGCGGGCGGTTGATCAGTTGGCGGAAGAGGCGGACCTCCTCCTCCCGCATGCCGAGTTTTTCGACGTCGAGGTTGACCTGGCTGCGGTCGAGGACGCGCATCACGATGCTCTCGCCGAACATGGTGGGCAGGACCGAGACGCGCAGGTCGACCGGCTGGCCGCCAACGGTCAGGGGGATGCGGCCGTCCTGGGGCATGCGGCGTTCGGCGATGTCGAGGTTGGACATGACCTTGATGCGCGAGGCGACGGCCAGGGCGATGTGGTGCGGCGGCGGCTGCAT comes from the Phycisphaerae bacterium genome and includes:
- the tadA gene encoding Flp pilus assembly complex ATPase component TadA; its protein translation is MPSVIPVKQLRGRRLGRVLIKMGKLTRDQVHEALEIQKQRRGPLGRILVELGYVNEDELNEALAAQKGMEIVALDSMEIPREVVALLTPQMANIYRVVPTDHNGETNTLTLAMCNPDNFAATDDIKRFLGYDVIACYASEEQVSKALSRYYPEEAQEDIHDLIDEINNDANLSKLQSRGDSIDLDTIMEASASKPVIKLLNLVLLQAIRDKASDIHFEPFEDEFKMRYRIDGVLYEMQPPPHHIALAVASRIKVMSNLDIAERRMPQDGRIPLTVGGQPVDLRVSVLPTMFGESIVMRVLDRSQVNLDVEKLGMREEEVRLFRQLINRPHGIIIVTGPTGSGKTTTLYSALTERNDPEVKILTAEDPVEYDIDGLMQVQVNPESGLTFARCLRSFLRQDPDIILVGEIRDLETAAIAVQASLTGHLVFTTVHTNDAPSTIARLVDLGLESFLITATLEAVVAQRLVRKICVKCKSPYEPTEEQLMELDLTPDDIRGKQLYYGPGCEFCNNTGYRGRIGLFEIMVLDDEMRELIMNSASTQLLRQHARKRGMRSLRENGLNAIYDGDTTIEEVVRETIVEEE